The following proteins come from a genomic window of Tenebrio molitor chromosome 9, icTenMoli1.1, whole genome shotgun sequence:
- the LOC138138021 gene encoding G protein-activated inward rectifier potassium channel 3-like isoform X3, which yields MTNNNQVMLDEVKVENDNKVRSEQLEKLLGNSKVPIVVPAQLPLPRTEPRRKSETSLLGSFNRTFRLSIGAGSKDAPNGHVFSRYKQSRFNARRIRKRVVFKHGDCNVVQANVAKRRRKYLQDIFTTLVDAQWRWTLLVFAFNFLGSWLVFAVVWWLIAYTHGDLLEEHLNGTEAWTPCITNIYGFTSCFLFSVETQHTIGYGGRTTTEECPEAIFVMCLQSIGGVMIQAFMVGVVFAKLSRPKKRTQTLLFSRNAVISHRDGVPCLMLRVGDMRKSHIIEAHVRAQLIKHKVTKEGESLPFFQTELKVWVGGDGEEDKIFFIWPTMIVHKIDKNSPLYNMSATDLLRERFEIVVILEGVIESTGMTTQARSSYLPSEILWGHRFQSLITFKKESGEYEVDYALFNNTVEVDTPLCSAKQLDEYRNMSSNECVDHMRTGLFPSVRTHSSDTLCSMDSLSIDDHIVMKVPTSPIPVTVTAPEETKETTPLRNGSIPKATLPVPV from the exons ATGACGAACAACAACCAAGTGATGCTCGACGAGGTCAAAGTCGAAAATGACAACAAAGTCCGCTCCGAACAACTTGAGAAGCTCTTGGGCAACTCGAAGGTACCGATTGTCGTCCCGGCGCAGCTGCCCCTGCCCCGGACCGAACCCCGGAGGAAGTCCGAGACGAGCCTGCTGGGGTCCTTCAACAGGACGTTCCGGTTGTCGATCGGAGCAGGCTCGAAGGACGCCCCTAACGGCCACGTTTTCAGCAG GTACAAGCAGTCCCGCTTCAACGCGCGTCGTATCCGCAAGAGGGTGGTGTTCAAACATGGCGACTGCAACGTGGTGCAGGCGAACGTTGCCAAGCGGCGGCGCAAGTACCTCCAGGACATCTTCACGACGCTGGTGGACGCCCAGTGGCGCTGGACGCTGCTGGTGTTCGCGTTCAACTTCCTCGGCTCTTGGTTGGTGTTCGCGGTGGTGTGGTGGCTGATAGCCTACACCCACGGGGACCTCCTGGAGGAGCACCTG AACGGGACCGAGGCGTGGACCCCGTGCATCACCAACATCTACGGCTTCACCTCTTGCTTCCTTTTTAGCGTGGAGACGCAGCACACGATCGGCTACGGCGGTCGCACCACCACCGAGGAGTGTCCCGAGGCGATCTTCGTGATGTGTTTGCAGAGCATTGGCGGCGTCATGATCCAGGCGTTCATGGTGGGGGTGGTGTTCGCGAAGCTGTCGCGACCGAAGAAGCGCACTCAGACGTTGCTCTTCTCGAGGAACGCGGTCATCAGTCACAGGGACGGCGTGCCCTGTCTCATGTTAAGGGTGGGGGACATGCGCAAAAGCCACATTATAGAGGCCCACGTCAGGGCACAACTTATCAAACATAAAGTTACCAAAGAAGGCGAAAGTCTACCATTCTTCCAGACGGAATTGAAGGTATGG GTCGGCGGCGACGGAGAAGAAGACAAGATCTTCTTCATCTGGCCCACCATGATCGTCCACAAGATCGACAAGAACTCGCCACTCTACAACATGTCGGCTACCGACCTCCTGCGGGAGCGCTTCGAGATCGTCGTCATATTGG AGGGCGTGATCGAGTCGACGGGGATGACCACCCAGGCGCGCTCCAGCTACCTCCCGTCGGAGATCCTCTGGGGGCACCGCTTCCAGTCGCTGATCACGTTCAAAAAGGAGTCCGGTGAGTACGAGGTGGACTACGCCCTATTCAACAACACCGTCGAGGTGGACACCCCGCTCTGCAGCGCCAAGCAGCTCGACGAGTACCGCAACATGTCGAGCAACGAGTGCGTAG ATCACATGAGAACGGGGCTGTTCCCGTCGGTGAGGACCCATTCCAGTGACACCTTGTGCAGTATGGACTCGCTGTCGATCGACGATCACATAGTGATGAAAGTACCGACGAGTCCGATTCCGGTGACGGTGACCGCCCCCGAAGAAACGAAAGAAACGACGCCGTTGCGGAACGGGTCGATACCCAAGGCCACCCTGCCGGTACCAGTTTAG
- the LOC138138021 gene encoding G protein-activated inward rectifier potassium channel 3-like isoform X4 has translation MTNNNQVMLDEVKVENDNKVRSEQLEKLLGNSKVPIVVPAQLPLPRTEPRRKSETSLLGSFNRTFRLSIGAGSKDAPNGHVFSRYKQSRFNARRIRKRVVFKHGDCNVVQANVAKRRRKYLQDIFTTLVDAQWRWTLLVFAFNFLGSWLVFAVVWWLIAYTHGDLLEEHLNGTEAWTPCITNIYGFTSCFLFSVETQHTIGYGGRTTTEECPEAIFVMCLQSIGGVMIQAFMVGVVFAKLSRPKKRTQTLLFSRNAVISHRDGVPCLMLRVGDMRKSHIIEAHVRAQLIKHKVTKEGESLPFFQTELKVGGDGEEDKIFFIWPTMIVHKIDKNSPLYNMSATDLLRERFEIVVILEGVIESTGMTTQARSSYLPSEILWGHRFQSLITFKKESGEYEVDYALFNNTVEVDTPLCSAKQLDEYRNMSSNECVDHMRTGLFPSVRTHSSDTLCSMDSLSIDDHIVMKVPTSPIPVTVTAPEETKETTPLRNGSIPKATLPVPV, from the exons ATGACGAACAACAACCAAGTGATGCTCGACGAGGTCAAAGTCGAAAATGACAACAAAGTCCGCTCCGAACAACTTGAGAAGCTCTTGGGCAACTCGAAGGTACCGATTGTCGTCCCGGCGCAGCTGCCCCTGCCCCGGACCGAACCCCGGAGGAAGTCCGAGACGAGCCTGCTGGGGTCCTTCAACAGGACGTTCCGGTTGTCGATCGGAGCAGGCTCGAAGGACGCCCCTAACGGCCACGTTTTCAGCAG GTACAAGCAGTCCCGCTTCAACGCGCGTCGTATCCGCAAGAGGGTGGTGTTCAAACATGGCGACTGCAACGTGGTGCAGGCGAACGTTGCCAAGCGGCGGCGCAAGTACCTCCAGGACATCTTCACGACGCTGGTGGACGCCCAGTGGCGCTGGACGCTGCTGGTGTTCGCGTTCAACTTCCTCGGCTCTTGGTTGGTGTTCGCGGTGGTGTGGTGGCTGATAGCCTACACCCACGGGGACCTCCTGGAGGAGCACCTG AACGGGACCGAGGCGTGGACCCCGTGCATCACCAACATCTACGGCTTCACCTCTTGCTTCCTTTTTAGCGTGGAGACGCAGCACACGATCGGCTACGGCGGTCGCACCACCACCGAGGAGTGTCCCGAGGCGATCTTCGTGATGTGTTTGCAGAGCATTGGCGGCGTCATGATCCAGGCGTTCATGGTGGGGGTGGTGTTCGCGAAGCTGTCGCGACCGAAGAAGCGCACTCAGACGTTGCTCTTCTCGAGGAACGCGGTCATCAGTCACAGGGACGGCGTGCCCTGTCTCATGTTAAGGGTGGGGGACATGCGCAAAAGCCACATTATAGAGGCCCACGTCAGGGCACAACTTATCAAACATAAAGTTACCAAAGAAGGCGAAAGTCTACCATTCTTCCAGACGGAATTGAAG GTCGGCGGCGACGGAGAAGAAGACAAGATCTTCTTCATCTGGCCCACCATGATCGTCCACAAGATCGACAAGAACTCGCCACTCTACAACATGTCGGCTACCGACCTCCTGCGGGAGCGCTTCGAGATCGTCGTCATATTGG AGGGCGTGATCGAGTCGACGGGGATGACCACCCAGGCGCGCTCCAGCTACCTCCCGTCGGAGATCCTCTGGGGGCACCGCTTCCAGTCGCTGATCACGTTCAAAAAGGAGTCCGGTGAGTACGAGGTGGACTACGCCCTATTCAACAACACCGTCGAGGTGGACACCCCGCTCTGCAGCGCCAAGCAGCTCGACGAGTACCGCAACATGTCGAGCAACGAGTGCGTAG ATCACATGAGAACGGGGCTGTTCCCGTCGGTGAGGACCCATTCCAGTGACACCTTGTGCAGTATGGACTCGCTGTCGATCGACGATCACATAGTGATGAAAGTACCGACGAGTCCGATTCCGGTGACGGTGACCGCCCCCGAAGAAACGAAAGAAACGACGCCGTTGCGGAACGGGTCGATACCCAAGGCCACCCTGCCGGTACCAGTTTAG
- the LOC138138021 gene encoding G protein-activated inward rectifier potassium channel 3-like isoform X2: protein MTNNNQVMLDEVKVENDNKVRSEQLEKLLGNSKVPIVVPAQLPLPRTEPRRKSETSLLGSFNRTFRLSIGAGSKDAPNGHVFSRYKQSRFNARRIRKRVVFKHGDCNVVQANVAKRRRKYLQDIFTTLVDAQWRWTLLVFAFNFLGSWLVFAVVWWLIAYTHGDLLEEHLNGTEAWTPCITNIYGFTSCFLFSVETQHTIGYGGRTTTEECPEAIFVMCLQSIGGVMIQAFMVGVVFAKLSRPKKRTQTLLFSRNAVISHRDGVPCLMLRVGDMRKSHIIEAHVRAQLIKHKVTKEGESLPFFQTELKVGGDGEEDKIFFIWPTMIVHKIDKNSPLYNMSATDLLRERFEIVVILEGVIESTGMTTQARSSYLPSEILWGHRFQSLITFKKESGEYEVDYALFNNTVEVDTPLCSAKQLDEYRNMSSNECVGLLSDHMRTGLFPSVRTHSSDTLCSMDSLSIDDHIVMKVPTSPIPVTVTAPEETKETTPLRNGSIPKATLPVPV, encoded by the exons ATGACGAACAACAACCAAGTGATGCTCGACGAGGTCAAAGTCGAAAATGACAACAAAGTCCGCTCCGAACAACTTGAGAAGCTCTTGGGCAACTCGAAGGTACCGATTGTCGTCCCGGCGCAGCTGCCCCTGCCCCGGACCGAACCCCGGAGGAAGTCCGAGACGAGCCTGCTGGGGTCCTTCAACAGGACGTTCCGGTTGTCGATCGGAGCAGGCTCGAAGGACGCCCCTAACGGCCACGTTTTCAGCAG GTACAAGCAGTCCCGCTTCAACGCGCGTCGTATCCGCAAGAGGGTGGTGTTCAAACATGGCGACTGCAACGTGGTGCAGGCGAACGTTGCCAAGCGGCGGCGCAAGTACCTCCAGGACATCTTCACGACGCTGGTGGACGCCCAGTGGCGCTGGACGCTGCTGGTGTTCGCGTTCAACTTCCTCGGCTCTTGGTTGGTGTTCGCGGTGGTGTGGTGGCTGATAGCCTACACCCACGGGGACCTCCTGGAGGAGCACCTG AACGGGACCGAGGCGTGGACCCCGTGCATCACCAACATCTACGGCTTCACCTCTTGCTTCCTTTTTAGCGTGGAGACGCAGCACACGATCGGCTACGGCGGTCGCACCACCACCGAGGAGTGTCCCGAGGCGATCTTCGTGATGTGTTTGCAGAGCATTGGCGGCGTCATGATCCAGGCGTTCATGGTGGGGGTGGTGTTCGCGAAGCTGTCGCGACCGAAGAAGCGCACTCAGACGTTGCTCTTCTCGAGGAACGCGGTCATCAGTCACAGGGACGGCGTGCCCTGTCTCATGTTAAGGGTGGGGGACATGCGCAAAAGCCACATTATAGAGGCCCACGTCAGGGCACAACTTATCAAACATAAAGTTACCAAAGAAGGCGAAAGTCTACCATTCTTCCAGACGGAATTGAAG GTCGGCGGCGACGGAGAAGAAGACAAGATCTTCTTCATCTGGCCCACCATGATCGTCCACAAGATCGACAAGAACTCGCCACTCTACAACATGTCGGCTACCGACCTCCTGCGGGAGCGCTTCGAGATCGTCGTCATATTGG AGGGCGTGATCGAGTCGACGGGGATGACCACCCAGGCGCGCTCCAGCTACCTCCCGTCGGAGATCCTCTGGGGGCACCGCTTCCAGTCGCTGATCACGTTCAAAAAGGAGTCCGGTGAGTACGAGGTGGACTACGCCCTATTCAACAACACCGTCGAGGTGGACACCCCGCTCTGCAGCGCCAAGCAGCTCGACGAGTACCGCAACATGTCGAGCAACGAGTGCGTAG GCTTGCTTTCAGATCACATGAGAACGGGGCTGTTCCCGTCGGTGAGGACCCATTCCAGTGACACCTTGTGCAGTATGGACTCGCTGTCGATCGACGATCACATAGTGATGAAAGTACCGACGAGTCCGATTCCGGTGACGGTGACCGCCCCCGAAGAAACGAAAGAAACGACGCCGTTGCGGAACGGGTCGATACCCAAGGCCACCCTGCCGGTACCAGTTTAG
- the LOC138138021 gene encoding G protein-activated inward rectifier potassium channel 3-like isoform X1, which translates to MTNNNQVMLDEVKVENDNKVRSEQLEKLLGNSKVPIVVPAQLPLPRTEPRRKSETSLLGSFNRTFRLSIGAGSKDAPNGHVFSRYKQSRFNARRIRKRVVFKHGDCNVVQANVAKRRRKYLQDIFTTLVDAQWRWTLLVFAFNFLGSWLVFAVVWWLIAYTHGDLLEEHLNGTEAWTPCITNIYGFTSCFLFSVETQHTIGYGGRTTTEECPEAIFVMCLQSIGGVMIQAFMVGVVFAKLSRPKKRTQTLLFSRNAVISHRDGVPCLMLRVGDMRKSHIIEAHVRAQLIKHKVTKEGESLPFFQTELKVWVGGDGEEDKIFFIWPTMIVHKIDKNSPLYNMSATDLLRERFEIVVILEGVIESTGMTTQARSSYLPSEILWGHRFQSLITFKKESGEYEVDYALFNNTVEVDTPLCSAKQLDEYRNMSSNECVGLLSDHMRTGLFPSVRTHSSDTLCSMDSLSIDDHIVMKVPTSPIPVTVTAPEETKETTPLRNGSIPKATLPVPV; encoded by the exons ATGACGAACAACAACCAAGTGATGCTCGACGAGGTCAAAGTCGAAAATGACAACAAAGTCCGCTCCGAACAACTTGAGAAGCTCTTGGGCAACTCGAAGGTACCGATTGTCGTCCCGGCGCAGCTGCCCCTGCCCCGGACCGAACCCCGGAGGAAGTCCGAGACGAGCCTGCTGGGGTCCTTCAACAGGACGTTCCGGTTGTCGATCGGAGCAGGCTCGAAGGACGCCCCTAACGGCCACGTTTTCAGCAG GTACAAGCAGTCCCGCTTCAACGCGCGTCGTATCCGCAAGAGGGTGGTGTTCAAACATGGCGACTGCAACGTGGTGCAGGCGAACGTTGCCAAGCGGCGGCGCAAGTACCTCCAGGACATCTTCACGACGCTGGTGGACGCCCAGTGGCGCTGGACGCTGCTGGTGTTCGCGTTCAACTTCCTCGGCTCTTGGTTGGTGTTCGCGGTGGTGTGGTGGCTGATAGCCTACACCCACGGGGACCTCCTGGAGGAGCACCTG AACGGGACCGAGGCGTGGACCCCGTGCATCACCAACATCTACGGCTTCACCTCTTGCTTCCTTTTTAGCGTGGAGACGCAGCACACGATCGGCTACGGCGGTCGCACCACCACCGAGGAGTGTCCCGAGGCGATCTTCGTGATGTGTTTGCAGAGCATTGGCGGCGTCATGATCCAGGCGTTCATGGTGGGGGTGGTGTTCGCGAAGCTGTCGCGACCGAAGAAGCGCACTCAGACGTTGCTCTTCTCGAGGAACGCGGTCATCAGTCACAGGGACGGCGTGCCCTGTCTCATGTTAAGGGTGGGGGACATGCGCAAAAGCCACATTATAGAGGCCCACGTCAGGGCACAACTTATCAAACATAAAGTTACCAAAGAAGGCGAAAGTCTACCATTCTTCCAGACGGAATTGAAGGTATGG GTCGGCGGCGACGGAGAAGAAGACAAGATCTTCTTCATCTGGCCCACCATGATCGTCCACAAGATCGACAAGAACTCGCCACTCTACAACATGTCGGCTACCGACCTCCTGCGGGAGCGCTTCGAGATCGTCGTCATATTGG AGGGCGTGATCGAGTCGACGGGGATGACCACCCAGGCGCGCTCCAGCTACCTCCCGTCGGAGATCCTCTGGGGGCACCGCTTCCAGTCGCTGATCACGTTCAAAAAGGAGTCCGGTGAGTACGAGGTGGACTACGCCCTATTCAACAACACCGTCGAGGTGGACACCCCGCTCTGCAGCGCCAAGCAGCTCGACGAGTACCGCAACATGTCGAGCAACGAGTGCGTAG GCTTGCTTTCAGATCACATGAGAACGGGGCTGTTCCCGTCGGTGAGGACCCATTCCAGTGACACCTTGTGCAGTATGGACTCGCTGTCGATCGACGATCACATAGTGATGAAAGTACCGACGAGTCCGATTCCGGTGACGGTGACCGCCCCCGAAGAAACGAAAGAAACGACGCCGTTGCGGAACGGGTCGATACCCAAGGCCACCCTGCCGGTACCAGTTTAG
- the LOC138138021 gene encoding G protein-activated inward rectifier potassium channel 3-like isoform X7 — translation MVLNVVNYVGTGPVRYKQSRFNARRIRKRVVFKHGDCNVVQANVAKRRRKYLQDIFTTLVDAQWRWTLLVFAFNFLGSWLVFAVVWWLIAYTHGDLLEEHLNGTEAWTPCITNIYGFTSCFLFSVETQHTIGYGGRTTTEECPEAIFVMCLQSIGGVMIQAFMVGVVFAKLSRPKKRTQTLLFSRNAVISHRDGVPCLMLRVGDMRKSHIIEAHVRAQLIKHKVTKEGESLPFFQTELKVWVGGDGEEDKIFFIWPTMIVHKIDKNSPLYNMSATDLLRERFEIVVILEGVIESTGMTTQARSSYLPSEILWGHRFQSLITFKKESGEYEVDYALFNNTVEVDTPLCSAKQLDEYRNMSSNECVGLLSDHMRTGLFPSVRTHSSDTLCSMDSLSIDDHIVMKVPTSPIPVTVTAPEETKETTPLRNGSIPKATLPVPV, via the exons atggtGTTGAATGTGGTAAATTACGTGGGGACTGGTCCCGTGAG GTACAAGCAGTCCCGCTTCAACGCGCGTCGTATCCGCAAGAGGGTGGTGTTCAAACATGGCGACTGCAACGTGGTGCAGGCGAACGTTGCCAAGCGGCGGCGCAAGTACCTCCAGGACATCTTCACGACGCTGGTGGACGCCCAGTGGCGCTGGACGCTGCTGGTGTTCGCGTTCAACTTCCTCGGCTCTTGGTTGGTGTTCGCGGTGGTGTGGTGGCTGATAGCCTACACCCACGGGGACCTCCTGGAGGAGCACCTG AACGGGACCGAGGCGTGGACCCCGTGCATCACCAACATCTACGGCTTCACCTCTTGCTTCCTTTTTAGCGTGGAGACGCAGCACACGATCGGCTACGGCGGTCGCACCACCACCGAGGAGTGTCCCGAGGCGATCTTCGTGATGTGTTTGCAGAGCATTGGCGGCGTCATGATCCAGGCGTTCATGGTGGGGGTGGTGTTCGCGAAGCTGTCGCGACCGAAGAAGCGCACTCAGACGTTGCTCTTCTCGAGGAACGCGGTCATCAGTCACAGGGACGGCGTGCCCTGTCTCATGTTAAGGGTGGGGGACATGCGCAAAAGCCACATTATAGAGGCCCACGTCAGGGCACAACTTATCAAACATAAAGTTACCAAAGAAGGCGAAAGTCTACCATTCTTCCAGACGGAATTGAAGGTATGG GTCGGCGGCGACGGAGAAGAAGACAAGATCTTCTTCATCTGGCCCACCATGATCGTCCACAAGATCGACAAGAACTCGCCACTCTACAACATGTCGGCTACCGACCTCCTGCGGGAGCGCTTCGAGATCGTCGTCATATTGG AGGGCGTGATCGAGTCGACGGGGATGACCACCCAGGCGCGCTCCAGCTACCTCCCGTCGGAGATCCTCTGGGGGCACCGCTTCCAGTCGCTGATCACGTTCAAAAAGGAGTCCGGTGAGTACGAGGTGGACTACGCCCTATTCAACAACACCGTCGAGGTGGACACCCCGCTCTGCAGCGCCAAGCAGCTCGACGAGTACCGCAACATGTCGAGCAACGAGTGCGTAG GCTTGCTTTCAGATCACATGAGAACGGGGCTGTTCCCGTCGGTGAGGACCCATTCCAGTGACACCTTGTGCAGTATGGACTCGCTGTCGATCGACGATCACATAGTGATGAAAGTACCGACGAGTCCGATTCCGGTGACGGTGACCGCCCCCGAAGAAACGAAAGAAACGACGCCGTTGCGGAACGGGTCGATACCCAAGGCCACCCTGCCGGTACCAGTTTAG
- the LOC138138021 gene encoding G protein-activated inward rectifier potassium channel 3-like isoform X5, with translation MGSMAGLKRCLSQVSMMAVKASTSGEEAWLHAWHRYKQSRFNARRIRKRVVFKHGDCNVVQANVAKRRRKYLQDIFTTLVDAQWRWTLLVFAFNFLGSWLVFAVVWWLIAYTHGDLLEEHLNGTEAWTPCITNIYGFTSCFLFSVETQHTIGYGGRTTTEECPEAIFVMCLQSIGGVMIQAFMVGVVFAKLSRPKKRTQTLLFSRNAVISHRDGVPCLMLRVGDMRKSHIIEAHVRAQLIKHKVTKEGESLPFFQTELKVGGDGEEDKIFFIWPTMIVHKIDKNSPLYNMSATDLLRERFEIVVILEGVIESTGMTTQARSSYLPSEILWGHRFQSLITFKKESGEYEVDYALFNNTVEVDTPLCSAKQLDEYRNMSSNECVDHMRTGLFPSVRTHSSDTLCSMDSLSIDDHIVMKVPTSPIPVTVTAPEETKETTPLRNGSIPKATLPVPV, from the exons ATGGGGAGCATGGCGGGGCTGAAGCGGTGCTTGTCGCAGGTCTCGATGATGGCGGTCAAGGCGTCCACCTCCGGGGAGGAAGCGTGGCTGCACGCGTGGCACAG GTACAAGCAGTCCCGCTTCAACGCGCGTCGTATCCGCAAGAGGGTGGTGTTCAAACATGGCGACTGCAACGTGGTGCAGGCGAACGTTGCCAAGCGGCGGCGCAAGTACCTCCAGGACATCTTCACGACGCTGGTGGACGCCCAGTGGCGCTGGACGCTGCTGGTGTTCGCGTTCAACTTCCTCGGCTCTTGGTTGGTGTTCGCGGTGGTGTGGTGGCTGATAGCCTACACCCACGGGGACCTCCTGGAGGAGCACCTG AACGGGACCGAGGCGTGGACCCCGTGCATCACCAACATCTACGGCTTCACCTCTTGCTTCCTTTTTAGCGTGGAGACGCAGCACACGATCGGCTACGGCGGTCGCACCACCACCGAGGAGTGTCCCGAGGCGATCTTCGTGATGTGTTTGCAGAGCATTGGCGGCGTCATGATCCAGGCGTTCATGGTGGGGGTGGTGTTCGCGAAGCTGTCGCGACCGAAGAAGCGCACTCAGACGTTGCTCTTCTCGAGGAACGCGGTCATCAGTCACAGGGACGGCGTGCCCTGTCTCATGTTAAGGGTGGGGGACATGCGCAAAAGCCACATTATAGAGGCCCACGTCAGGGCACAACTTATCAAACATAAAGTTACCAAAGAAGGCGAAAGTCTACCATTCTTCCAGACGGAATTGAAG GTCGGCGGCGACGGAGAAGAAGACAAGATCTTCTTCATCTGGCCCACCATGATCGTCCACAAGATCGACAAGAACTCGCCACTCTACAACATGTCGGCTACCGACCTCCTGCGGGAGCGCTTCGAGATCGTCGTCATATTGG AGGGCGTGATCGAGTCGACGGGGATGACCACCCAGGCGCGCTCCAGCTACCTCCCGTCGGAGATCCTCTGGGGGCACCGCTTCCAGTCGCTGATCACGTTCAAAAAGGAGTCCGGTGAGTACGAGGTGGACTACGCCCTATTCAACAACACCGTCGAGGTGGACACCCCGCTCTGCAGCGCCAAGCAGCTCGACGAGTACCGCAACATGTCGAGCAACGAGTGCGTAG ATCACATGAGAACGGGGCTGTTCCCGTCGGTGAGGACCCATTCCAGTGACACCTTGTGCAGTATGGACTCGCTGTCGATCGACGATCACATAGTGATGAAAGTACCGACGAGTCCGATTCCGGTGACGGTGACCGCCCCCGAAGAAACGAAAGAAACGACGCCGTTGCGGAACGGGTCGATACCCAAGGCCACCCTGCCGGTACCAGTTTAG
- the LOC138138021 gene encoding G protein-activated inward rectifier potassium channel 3-like isoform X6 yields MDNPTSDNQFQIIFFYSKRTGRGYKQSRFNARRIRKRVVFKHGDCNVVQANVAKRRRKYLQDIFTTLVDAQWRWTLLVFAFNFLGSWLVFAVVWWLIAYTHGDLLEEHLNGTEAWTPCITNIYGFTSCFLFSVETQHTIGYGGRTTTEECPEAIFVMCLQSIGGVMIQAFMVGVVFAKLSRPKKRTQTLLFSRNAVISHRDGVPCLMLRVGDMRKSHIIEAHVRAQLIKHKVTKEGESLPFFQTELKVWVGGDGEEDKIFFIWPTMIVHKIDKNSPLYNMSATDLLRERFEIVVILEGVIESTGMTTQARSSYLPSEILWGHRFQSLITFKKESGEYEVDYALFNNTVEVDTPLCSAKQLDEYRNMSSNECVGLLSDHMRTGLFPSVRTHSSDTLCSMDSLSIDDHIVMKVPTSPIPVTVTAPEETKETTPLRNGSIPKATLPVPV; encoded by the exons ATGGACAACCCCACTTCAGACAATCAAttccaaattatttttttttacagcaAACGAACTGGTAGGGG GTACAAGCAGTCCCGCTTCAACGCGCGTCGTATCCGCAAGAGGGTGGTGTTCAAACATGGCGACTGCAACGTGGTGCAGGCGAACGTTGCCAAGCGGCGGCGCAAGTACCTCCAGGACATCTTCACGACGCTGGTGGACGCCCAGTGGCGCTGGACGCTGCTGGTGTTCGCGTTCAACTTCCTCGGCTCTTGGTTGGTGTTCGCGGTGGTGTGGTGGCTGATAGCCTACACCCACGGGGACCTCCTGGAGGAGCACCTG AACGGGACCGAGGCGTGGACCCCGTGCATCACCAACATCTACGGCTTCACCTCTTGCTTCCTTTTTAGCGTGGAGACGCAGCACACGATCGGCTACGGCGGTCGCACCACCACCGAGGAGTGTCCCGAGGCGATCTTCGTGATGTGTTTGCAGAGCATTGGCGGCGTCATGATCCAGGCGTTCATGGTGGGGGTGGTGTTCGCGAAGCTGTCGCGACCGAAGAAGCGCACTCAGACGTTGCTCTTCTCGAGGAACGCGGTCATCAGTCACAGGGACGGCGTGCCCTGTCTCATGTTAAGGGTGGGGGACATGCGCAAAAGCCACATTATAGAGGCCCACGTCAGGGCACAACTTATCAAACATAAAGTTACCAAAGAAGGCGAAAGTCTACCATTCTTCCAGACGGAATTGAAGGTATGG GTCGGCGGCGACGGAGAAGAAGACAAGATCTTCTTCATCTGGCCCACCATGATCGTCCACAAGATCGACAAGAACTCGCCACTCTACAACATGTCGGCTACCGACCTCCTGCGGGAGCGCTTCGAGATCGTCGTCATATTGG AGGGCGTGATCGAGTCGACGGGGATGACCACCCAGGCGCGCTCCAGCTACCTCCCGTCGGAGATCCTCTGGGGGCACCGCTTCCAGTCGCTGATCACGTTCAAAAAGGAGTCCGGTGAGTACGAGGTGGACTACGCCCTATTCAACAACACCGTCGAGGTGGACACCCCGCTCTGCAGCGCCAAGCAGCTCGACGAGTACCGCAACATGTCGAGCAACGAGTGCGTAG GCTTGCTTTCAGATCACATGAGAACGGGGCTGTTCCCGTCGGTGAGGACCCATTCCAGTGACACCTTGTGCAGTATGGACTCGCTGTCGATCGACGATCACATAGTGATGAAAGTACCGACGAGTCCGATTCCGGTGACGGTGACCGCCCCCGAAGAAACGAAAGAAACGACGCCGTTGCGGAACGGGTCGATACCCAAGGCCACCCTGCCGGTACCAGTTTAG